The window AGGCATCGGGCAAGCACTCATAAACCACGCGCTTACGTATTTAAAAACACACAACGTGGATTTTGTTGTGACCTATGGCGACCCTAACTTTTACAGTAAAACGGGGTTTCAAGCGGTGGCTGATACTCTGTTAATTCCGCCCTTTTCACTGTCGTACCCTCATGGTTGGCAAGCGGTTGCACTTGGCGATAAACCACTTAGCGAACTAACTGGCGAAGTACGTTGTGTATTGCCTCTTAATCAAGCGTGTTATTGGTAATTGATGAAAACAATCGGTCTTTTAGGTGGCATGAGTTGGGAGTCAACGCTCAATTACTACAAAGCCATTAACCAAGGTGTAAAAGCCGCGCTTGGCGGGCTTAATAGCGCAGAAATTTTACTTTATAGCGTTAATTTTGATCATATCGAAAAACTGCAACGGGCAGGCGAATGGCAAAAAATGGGCGACATGCTAGCAAAATCTGCGCAAGATTTAGAAGCAGCAGGTGCGCACTGCCTACTTATTTGTACCAACACCATGCATAAAGTAGCGCACCAAATTGAAGAGAATATTTCGATTCCGCTACTGCATATTGCCGACGCCACCGCAGCACAATTGATACAAGACGATATATCGCGCGTTGGTTTGCTTGGCACCGCATTTACCATGGAGCAAGGCTTTTATAAAAACCGCCTAACAGAAAGGTTTGGTATTGATGTTATTGTACCCAACCAAGAAGATCGCGACTGTGTACATAGCGTTATTTACAACGAACTATGCCTTGGCGAAATCAATCTTGAGTCAAAAGAACGTTACCTCGCAATCATCAATAAGCTTCACCGCCAAGGTGCGCAAGCGATAATTCTTGGCTGTACTGAAATCGCATTATTAGTATCACAAAACGATACGGAGATTCCCCTTTACGACACTACAGGCATTCATGCCGATGCCGCCGTGAAGTTTGCACTTAAAAAATAACTTTTAAGTGCAATATTCAGTTTTTCAATAATTCACTTATTGGTGTTTACCAACCTGCCAACCATTGTGTGTTAGGTGTTCTTTTCCTGCGGCAACAGCGCCCGCTTCCATGGTGGTGCCCATGCTATCGTTCCAGCGGTTTAAATAACCAAACAGTGATATCACACCCAAAATTTCAACCACTTCGCCATCATCCCAATGTTCTTTTAAATTTGCCGAAATCGCATCATCAACCGCATTAGGCACGCTTGAGGCTGCTAAGGCAAATTCAAACGCCGCTTTTTCAGCATCAGTGTATAAATCGGATAACCTAAATTGCCAAATATGCTTTAAACGTTCATCGCTACCGCCATAACGCTCAGCCGCTAAAATTGTATGTGCTTCGCAGTAACGACACCCAGTATTTGCGCTGGTGATGTAACCAATTAAACGCTTTTGCTCTGCTGTTACGCGCCCATCATTTGCCATTACCGCTTTGTTTAAATTAATAAATGCGCGGGCTATTTCTGGGCGAATTTGCATGGTTAATACGCTATTTGGGCAAAAGCCTAAGGTTTCGTTAAAAAACTTTGCTAGTTCT of the Pseudoalteromonas spongiae UST010723-006 genome contains:
- a CDS encoding aspartate/glutamate racemase family protein, whose protein sequence is MKTIGLLGGMSWESTLNYYKAINQGVKAALGGLNSAEILLYSVNFDHIEKLQRAGEWQKMGDMLAKSAQDLEAAGAHCLLICTNTMHKVAHQIEENISIPLLHIADATAAQLIQDDISRVGLLGTAFTMEQGFYKNRLTERFGIDVIVPNQEDRDCVHSVIYNELCLGEINLESKERYLAIINKLHRQGAQAIILGCTEIALLVSQNDTEIPLYDTTGIHADAAVKFALKK
- a CDS encoding carboxymuconolactone decarboxylase family protein translates to MALVAPLSPDHDSEVAELAKFFNETLGFCPNSVLTMQIRPEIARAFINLNKAVMANDGRVTAEQKRLIGYITSANTGCRYCEAHTILAAERYGGSDERLKHIWQFRLSDLYTDAEKAAFEFALAASSVPNAVDDAISANLKEHWDDGEVVEILGVISLFGYLNRWNDSMGTTMEAGAVAAGKEHLTHNGWQVGKHQ